Genomic DNA from Streptomyces sp. NBC_01571:
GGTGGTACTGGGCCGCTGGCCTGTGATCTGTTGATCGACGCGATGCGCGCCGCCGGAGTCGCCGAGGAGCACATCTACGTCGACAAACGCACCGGCGCGAACATGGACCGCGAGGGCCTGGCCGCGCTGGTCGCCTTCGCCCGGCCCGGCGACCGGATCAACGTGCTCACCCTGGACCGGCTCGGCCGCAACATGCGCGAGACTCTCAACCTCGTGCACGACCTCACCCAGCGCGGCATCCACTTGCGTACCCTCGGCGACAAACTCGCCGTCGACACCGGCGAGCCCGGCCCCGGCACCGAGATGGCCATCGCCCTGCTGGCGATGTTCGCCCAGATGGAACGGATCTACATGCTGGAGCGTGCCGCAGGCGCCCGCGCCGCCAAGCAGGCCCACGGCCTGCCGACCGGGCGCCCGGCAAAGCTCAACGCGACAACCCGCGCCGGAGCCGCTCAACGGATCAAGGACGGCGCGATCCCCGAGCAGGTCGCCGCCGAGCTCGCGGTGAGCCGCTCCACCCTGTACCGGGAACTACGCAAACACCGCGAGAGCGCCACCGCCGAACAAGTCGCGCAGGAGGGCTGATCAGCCACCCGGCCCACATTCCTACTGGTCAGCGTTATCCGTTGTTTCTGCGGCCGTTGCTACCGGGATCCCATGAAGTGGCGTGGATCACATCACG
This window encodes:
- a CDS encoding recombinase family protein — translated: MRAAGVAEEHIYVDKRTGANMDREGLAALVAFARPGDRINVLTLDRLGRNMRETLNLVHDLTQRGIHLRTLGDKLAVDTGEPGPGTEMAIALLAMFAQMERIYMLERAAGARAAKQAHGLPTGRPAKLNATTRAGAAQRIKDGAIPEQVAAELAVSRSTLYRELRKHRESATAEQVAQEG